A part of Streptomyces sp. NBC_00557 genomic DNA contains:
- a CDS encoding chorismate mutase codes for MTTTTPEETATPEQTIAGARERIDVLDDRIIGLIQERMAVSAVVQQTRIAAGGRRVNLSREMEILGRYREALGKPGTTLAMTLLELCRGRI; via the coding sequence ATGACCACCACGACCCCGGAAGAGACCGCTACTCCGGAGCAGACCATCGCCGGCGCCCGTGAGCGCATCGACGTGCTCGACGACCGGATCATCGGTCTCATCCAGGAGCGGATGGCCGTCTCCGCCGTCGTCCAGCAGACCCGCATCGCCGCCGGCGGACGCCGGGTGAACCTCTCCCGCGAGATGGAGATCCTCGGCCGCTACCGGGAGGCCCTGGGCAAGCCGGGCACGACCCTCGCCATGACCCTGCTGGAGCTGTGCCGGGGCCGCATCTGA